A region of Bacteroidetes Order II. bacterium DNA encodes the following proteins:
- a CDS encoding glycosyl transferase family 1, giving the protein MIPETPHLRVLVIAYYFPPMGGSGVQRITKFVKYLTQFGWEPEVLTVEPQGYFAYDESLLEEIPDVPIHRVASKDLNRLFKKGTTIAMPASSVQKKWSWLSGWTMVPDSKIGWKADAVEAGKKILENKRFDMILSTAPPFTAHLVAMELSQVSGVPFIADFREPWLDNSRLKMPTQRHKRKHLELETKVVRHASRLVTINRGIKEGLIQRHTGAGGYNTIQIISHGFDPEDFPVHGTYMDGIMRFVYSGMFYDAQKPDTFLHAFHDFINRRPDAASHVLAEFVGLTPEDGPELVQKLKLEDHVVFEGYIPHRLAVQKIWLADVLWMTLGDQPHVEKMSTSKLYEYFGTQKPILGLVPEGEEAQQIRAYGAGVVVEPQDIRATSRAIEQYYDLWRKRSLPRPDVGFVGRFDRRLLTRELAKVMSGVLMQMNEYYTTL; this is encoded by the coding sequence ATGATTCCGGAAACGCCTCACCTGCGCGTCTTGGTCATTGCCTACTATTTCCCCCCTATGGGTGGAAGTGGTGTGCAGCGCATTACCAAGTTCGTCAAGTACCTTACCCAATTTGGGTGGGAACCCGAAGTACTAACTGTAGAACCCCAAGGGTATTTTGCCTACGATGAAAGCTTGTTGGAAGAAATTCCTGATGTCCCCATTCATCGGGTGGCCTCAAAAGATTTAAATCGCTTGTTCAAAAAGGGGACAACCATTGCCATGCCGGCGTCTTCTGTTCAGAAAAAATGGTCGTGGCTCAGTGGCTGGACGATGGTCCCAGATTCCAAAATCGGTTGGAAAGCGGATGCGGTTGAGGCAGGGAAAAAGATTCTGGAGAACAAGCGCTTTGATATGATTCTTTCAACAGCACCACCTTTTACCGCGCATCTGGTGGCGATGGAGCTGAGCCAAGTCAGTGGTGTACCGTTTATCGCCGATTTTCGCGAACCGTGGTTAGATAATTCGCGGCTGAAAATGCCTACCCAACGCCACAAACGGAAACACTTGGAACTCGAAACCAAAGTTGTAAGACATGCCTCACGGCTGGTAACCATCAATAGAGGTATCAAAGAAGGTCTTATTCAACGCCACACAGGTGCAGGTGGATACAATACCATCCAAATCATTTCACATGGATTCGATCCAGAGGACTTTCCGGTACACGGAACTTATATGGACGGCATCATGCGTTTTGTGTATTCGGGTATGTTTTATGATGCACAAAAGCCGGATACGTTCTTGCATGCTTTTCATGATTTTATCAACCGACGTCCGGATGCCGCGTCTCACGTGTTGGCCGAATTTGTAGGGTTGACACCTGAAGACGGTCCGGAATTGGTTCAAAAACTAAAACTCGAAGACCATGTTGTCTTTGAAGGATATATCCCACACCGATTGGCAGTGCAAAAAATCTGGTTGGCAGATGTGTTGTGGATGACCTTGGGAGACCAGCCCCATGTGGAAAAAATGTCCACGAGTAAATTATACGAATATTTTGGTACACAAAAACCTATTCTTGGACTGGTACCAGAAGGCGAAGAAGCCCAGCAAATTCGCGCTTATGGCGCAGGGGTTGTTGTGGAACCGCAGGACATTCGTGCAACCTCAAGGGCTATTGAGCAATATTACGATTTATGGCGAAAGCGGTCCTTGCCTCGTCCTGATGTTGGATTTGTGGGACGCTTCGATCGCCGTTTACTCACCAGAGAACTGGCTAAGGTAATGTCGGGTGTCTTGATGCAAATGAATGAA